From the Solibacillus sp. FSL R5-0449 genome, one window contains:
- a CDS encoding malonate decarboxylase subunit delta, protein MEKLNYTFQANRPVTKQAHIGVVGSGDLEILIQPIEGSETKVEVRTGITGYAETWQKVVERFVSQQDILASIKINDFGATPGVVSIRLAQAAEVVFGE, encoded by the coding sequence ATGGAAAAGTTGAATTACACGTTTCAGGCAAATCGTCCGGTTACTAAGCAGGCGCATATCGGGGTTGTAGGATCGGGGGATTTAGAAATACTGATCCAGCCAATCGAAGGCTCGGAAACAAAAGTAGAAGTTCGTACAGGAATTACAGGTTATGCTGAAACTTGGCAAAAAGTAGTGGAGCGCTTTGTTTCTCAGCAGGATATATTGGCTTCGATTAAGATTAATGATTTCGGTGCAACACCAGGTGTCGTATCGATACGACTTGCACAGGCAGCGGAGGTGGTTTTCGGTGAATAA
- a CDS encoding malonate decarboxylase holo-ACP synthase, whose translation MELTVHDLVYLKAMDQIEYFGEYPDWLSEDEMAQGIAVVRRMKVEDGKVAIGFRGNNRSKRFAAVTTISNIKRVIRPFDILGNSYPKTHLQSLAHIEKVLDGFKWGIGGSVGFSMATGINVCHEKSDIDIVMYCEKLQQLDQLKPILAQLQKSEHRVDVQVEILGVGAVVLADYLQHSSFIVRTGTGPILLEKESLIYKG comes from the coding sequence ATGGAACTAACTGTACATGATTTAGTTTATTTGAAGGCCATGGATCAAATCGAGTATTTCGGTGAATATCCGGATTGGTTGAGTGAGGATGAAATGGCTCAAGGCATTGCTGTTGTAAGACGTATGAAAGTAGAGGATGGGAAAGTGGCGATAGGCTTCCGGGGGAATAATCGCTCGAAACGGTTTGCAGCGGTTACAACAATCTCGAATATTAAACGTGTAATTCGGCCGTTTGATATTTTAGGAAATTCATATCCCAAGACGCATCTTCAATCACTTGCTCACATTGAAAAGGTATTGGATGGTTTTAAATGGGGCATTGGAGGAAGTGTCGGCTTTTCCATGGCAACGGGAATCAATGTGTGCCATGAAAAGAGTGATATTGACATTGTCATGTACTGTGAAAAACTGCAGCAGCTGGATCAGTTGAAACCTATTCTTGCACAGCTGCAAAAGAGTGAGCACCGTGTGGATGTCCAAGTGGAGATTTTAGGCGTTGGAGCGGTTGTTTTAGCCGATTATTTACAACACTCTTCTTTTATCGTAAGGACGGGTACTGGGCCGATTCTGCTTGAAAAAGAATCATTAATTTATAAAGGGTAG
- a CDS encoding triphosphoribosyl-dephospho-CoA synthase has translation MKQHVICKRIADEAVAALIEEVQLTPKPGLVDTDNNGAHHDLSLTKMQNSAHSLHNTFYQMAMLSFNRQPTVEIREQFGAIGRNGEKEMFAVTENSNTHKGAIWSIGLLCSAIARRQGQVLFPQVFNDAAELANLPDQYIPKSKTNGSKVKENYGIPGAREEAQQAFPHIQKYSLPAFLQAAQKMSLRDAKLTTLLVLIANLNDTCLLHRGGLEGLEMAKREAKKLLTNFSISNMKKLDELYIKHWLSPGGSADLLAATIFVINMSDKLKRGAQHGKVELHVSGKSSGY, from the coding sequence ATGAAACAGCATGTAATTTGTAAACGGATTGCTGATGAGGCAGTTGCAGCATTAATCGAAGAAGTTCAATTAACACCAAAGCCTGGTTTAGTAGATACAGACAATAATGGTGCACATCATGATTTATCTTTAACAAAAATGCAAAATTCAGCCCATTCATTGCACAATACGTTTTATCAAATGGCAATGCTGAGTTTCAACCGACAGCCGACAGTAGAAATAAGGGAACAATTTGGGGCAATAGGACGGAATGGCGAAAAGGAAATGTTTGCGGTTACTGAAAATAGTAACACGCACAAAGGGGCGATCTGGTCGATTGGATTACTTTGCTCTGCAATTGCAAGAAGACAGGGCCAAGTACTTTTTCCGCAAGTATTTAATGATGCTGCAGAATTGGCCAATCTTCCGGATCAATATATTCCAAAGTCCAAAACGAACGGAAGCAAAGTAAAAGAGAATTATGGAATTCCGGGTGCGAGAGAAGAAGCCCAACAGGCATTCCCTCACATTCAAAAATATAGTTTGCCAGCGTTTTTACAGGCGGCACAGAAGATGTCGCTAAGAGATGCGAAGCTTACGACATTGTTAGTACTGATCGCAAATTTAAACGACACTTGTTTACTTCATCGAGGCGGTCTTGAAGGATTGGAAATGGCGAAGCGGGAAGCGAAAAAACTGCTGACTAACTTTTCAATTTCAAATATGAAGAAACTTGATGAATTGTATATTAAGCACTGGTTATCTCCAGGGGGTTCGGCTGATTTGTTGGCAGCCACAATATTCGTAATTAATATGTCAGATAAACTGAAAAGGGGTGCACAGCATGGAAAAGTTGAATTACACGTTTCAGGCAAATCGTCCGGTTACTAA
- a CDS encoding biotin-independent malonate decarboxylase subunit beta: MNNSITLPVSIVESKARERALLLLDEGTAHEILGPFDFFESPHLEAQNIVPQSDDGMIIMQGTIRGRRSLVISIEGSFQGGGIGEVSGAKFAGALERAYASCEAGELIYPVIIYDTGGVRLQEANYGLLSIAEISSAIVALKKYVPVIGIIPGKVGSFGGMSLTAGLCSALIMTREGRLGMNGPEVVQQEAGIQELNAKQKPFIWKMIGGSMRHNSNLVDAIVEDDVVNYLDTLEDLWAKNSFKQRTTEYDTFLNMLKHLQFEEKISTEEAQEILSNRAELANAEATVADGENPSRGRTWFNAFTNNAPSISETPSVLVADAELNGEKARFIAVVPNSESKFYRARNGEFGLQEAWTVAKYIRQAIEEDKNSAVKRLIVPIVDVPGQAFGYHEELFGIYLACAASVEAYAVARQSGHPIVTCVVGKAISGAFLAHGMQGNRIISLDDSEVQVHVMSKKSAALVTMRTVEELDEFAKSVPSMAYDVHSFQTLGALHELIDGINADEPSKEQVRKVLHTIVMAKEDIIQSGDRTLANRIQSKVAVENGRKASIAVREKITQQWN, encoded by the coding sequence GTGAATAATTCTATTACATTACCTGTAAGTATAGTAGAAAGTAAGGCTAGAGAACGTGCACTTTTACTATTAGATGAAGGAACAGCACATGAAATATTAGGTCCATTCGACTTTTTTGAATCACCTCATCTAGAAGCGCAAAATATCGTTCCGCAAAGTGATGATGGAATGATTATCATGCAAGGGACCATCCGTGGCCGTCGTTCATTAGTTATTTCAATAGAAGGAAGTTTCCAAGGCGGAGGAATCGGTGAAGTTTCCGGCGCGAAATTTGCAGGGGCTTTAGAGCGTGCATATGCGTCATGTGAAGCAGGAGAACTTATTTATCCGGTTATCATTTACGATACAGGCGGCGTTCGTCTGCAAGAAGCGAACTACGGACTTCTTTCGATTGCTGAAATTAGTTCAGCGATTGTCGCTTTGAAAAAATATGTACCTGTCATCGGTATCATTCCTGGGAAAGTCGGTTCTTTCGGAGGGATGTCATTAACAGCAGGTCTTTGTTCCGCTTTAATTATGACACGAGAAGGGCGTCTTGGTATGAACGGTCCTGAAGTAGTTCAGCAGGAAGCGGGTATCCAAGAGCTGAATGCAAAACAAAAGCCGTTTATCTGGAAAATGATTGGCGGGTCAATGCGCCATAATTCAAACTTAGTGGATGCAATCGTTGAAGATGATGTCGTAAACTACTTAGATACGCTGGAAGACTTATGGGCAAAAAACAGCTTCAAACAAAGAACAACAGAGTACGATACATTTTTAAATATGCTGAAGCACTTACAGTTTGAAGAAAAAATCAGTACGGAAGAAGCACAGGAAATTTTGAGCAACCGAGCTGAATTGGCAAATGCTGAAGCAACGGTGGCGGATGGGGAAAATCCAAGCAGAGGCCGTACATGGTTTAATGCATTTACAAATAATGCACCATCGATCTCAGAGACACCATCAGTCTTAGTGGCTGATGCTGAATTAAATGGAGAAAAAGCGCGTTTTATCGCTGTCGTGCCAAACAGTGAAAGTAAATTTTACCGTGCCCGCAATGGGGAGTTTGGTCTGCAGGAAGCATGGACTGTTGCGAAATATATTCGTCAGGCAATTGAAGAAGATAAAAATTCAGCGGTTAAAAGATTAATCGTTCCTATTGTCGATGTTCCAGGTCAGGCATTCGGCTATCACGAAGAATTATTCGGTATTTACTTAGCTTGTGCAGCAAGTGTTGAAGCGTATGCAGTTGCGCGACAAAGCGGACATCCAATCGTTACATGTGTTGTAGGTAAAGCGATTTCAGGAGCATTTTTAGCACACGGTATGCAAGGTAACCGTATTATTTCGCTTGATGATTCAGAAGTGCAAGTACATGTAATGTCAAAAAAATCAGCAGCGCTTGTTACAATGCGTACTGTTGAAGAGCTGGACGAATTTGCAAAATCTGTTCCATCGATGGCGTATGATGTCCATTCATTCCAAACGCTTGGCGCATTACATGAGTTGATCGACGGTATTAACGCAGACGAACCATCTAAAGAACAAGTTCGAAAAGTTCTTCATACAATTGTAATGGCAAAAGAAGATATTATTCAATCTGGAGACAGAACGTTAGCAAATCGAATTCAATCAAAAGTAGCGGTTGAAAACGGCCGTAAAGCATCGATTGCTGTACGTGAAAAGATCACACAGCAATGGAACTAA